One Bos javanicus breed banteng chromosome 9, ARS-OSU_banteng_1.0, whole genome shotgun sequence DNA window includes the following coding sequences:
- the AKAP12 gene encoding A-kinase anchor protein 12 isoform X3, protein MAANSAVVQDITKEGKEEMPEMMEPIPASESSVDELMQPPEPQANDVGFKKVFKFVGFKFTVKKDKTEKSDSVQLLTVKKDESEGAGESDGAGDHPEPSRETGDATPKDGELKQSTEKPEEAPQREPSCAEISLQTESGQAAEEGKDEGEEKQEKETARPADSPTSPVASETASPFRKFFTQGWAGWRKKTSFRKPREEELEASEKKKEQEPEKAEENEKMEEPCEQPPAQEAPESTQDARLSAEYEKVELPPEDQVQAPPEEKPAPLATEVFDEKVEIVAEVHVSTVEKDQEEPKAEAEETVELSPPEKSTETSADLQEAESAEMLKTEEDAGALSRDHSQATELSGDAKSPSTPPEGTVREAEMLSSQERIKVQGSPLKKLFTSTGLKKLSGKKQKGKRGGDEESGEQPSASMDSPDSPDEPKGVESSASSPEEPEEITCLEKGVAEAPGQDGEAEEGTTSDGEKKREGGVTPWASFKKMVTPKKRVRRLSESDKEDEADKVKSATLSSTESAASEVQEEAKGNGEEPKPEEPKRKVDTSVSWEALICVGSSKKRARKASSSDDEAGPKPLGGDSQKAEEAGRDKEPGPEAAAAGSQDHEQPPGSSSPEPAGSPSEGEGVSTWETFKRLVTSRKKSKSKLEERSEDSVAGSGAEHAASEAEPGKEESWVSIRKFIPGRRKKRSDGKQEPAAVEEAGPAEANEDDADIPAVVPLSEYDAVEREKTEAQPAPKSQEGPEQKQVDVDVSEELSKRLVHTVSVAVVDGTRAITNIEERAPSWISASVTEPLEQAEGEATPPSEEVLEREVVAEETPIVTKALPKSQEVGDDTMASEVELTSEAVTAAETTEASGAEETTDMVSAVSQLTDSPDTTEEATPVQEVEGGVPDAEDQARRTREVLQAVAEKVREESQLPDDAIQTTQKGQAKILEKVEEAEEGSQALDLKEVMDGVSKVLVQDTETETLTQEKVVAEATAESLGEVPPGTDSAEARELASTCLAETGTGVEAETAPEQAVAPDSTETLTDSETNGSTPVADLDASNLSQPDTIMDVHEDGEVPAGTQSQVPEGEVPPAVKELPAVKELPAASSDFQLQEERSSKMAEGLEHTDEEEGTVETVAILSKTEMIQETGQCSDEEAKEEPSMEGLALSADTEITEKKITEVVLEEDVTKKVEFQENNIELQSPAKSLPTPAEREMVVEGKRETVEVEATEGNEEKLEHEPAVAVCEELSKQLVQTVNVTIMDGEKEVVSFEGSSPLLASEEEACTGISVQSSEAALALIAAAVEEKVLGEAIKIVETTEALKSAEAHLVPEEESSEKDEEFPAQPGEEDVASTGTESQAESIPTIVSITPGKGIDADLEGDETTSQKQELGGDGEQVGGQEGRESNTGEEDGKAESEISKLEKESCRLVESVIQTAVDRLGSTEEMATDVQTQAQLAEADSQEAGQKMEKEESKPQACLVDETQAVEAKEESPLSTGEHAHLSVSKDANEASEKVAATSIEGSRVDDQRLEEVALPSQKKREILETESVLQDDGSAGFGERKKSPSESREDEKGDAAGDPGNQTSTPEDAEASGGSTKESLDTNGPKLKEKGDSQEEKVQSELEKEMKTQTQEETQNQERDLAKLEPTES, encoded by the coding sequence ATGGCTGCTAACTCAGCGGTGGTTCAAGACATCAcgaaggagggaaaggaggaaatgCCTGAGATGATGGAACCAATCCCTGCCTCGGAAAGCAGCGTGGACGAGCTGATGCAACCCCCTGAGCCCCAGGCTAACGACGTGGGATTTAAGAAGGTGTTCAAGTTTGTTGGCTTCAAATTCACCGTGAAAAAGGATAAAACCGAGAAATCTGACAGCGTGCAGCTCCTCACCGTCAAGAAGGATGAAAGTGAAGGGGCAGGAGAGTCCGACGGGGCTGGTGACCACCCGGAGCCCAGCCGTGAGACGGGGGACGCAACACCCAAAGACGGTGAACTGAAACAGTCCACCGAGAAACCCGAAGAGGCGCCCCAACGTGAGCCGAGCTGCGCGGAAATCTCCCTTCAGACCGAGTCTGGTCAAGCAGCTGAGGAAGGCAAAGATGAAGgagaagagaaacaagagaaagaaaccGCCAGACCTGCAGACTCCCCGACTAGTCCCGTGGCCAGCGAAACCGCCTCGCCCTTCAGAAAATTCTTCACTCAAGGCTGGGCCGGCTGGCGCAAAAAGACCAGCTTCAGGAAGCCccgggaggaggagctggaggcttccgagaagaaaaaggaacaggAGCCAGAAAAAGCCGAAGAAAATGAGAAGATGGAAGAGCCCTGCGAGCAGCCACCTGCCCAGGAGGCTCCTGAGAGCACCCAGGATGCCAGGCTGTCGGCCGAGTATGAAAAAGTGGAGCTGCCCCCTGAAGACCAAGTGCAGGCACCTCCCGAAGAGAAACCAGCCCCGTTAGCAACCGAAGTGTTTGATGAAAAGGTCGAGATTGTCGCCGAAGTCCACGTTAGCACTGTAGAGAAGGACCAGGAAGAGCCGAAAGCCGAAGCGGAAGAAACAGTGGAGCTCTCGCCGCCCGAAAAGTCGACCGAGACGAGCGCCGACCTTCAGGAAGCCGAGTCGGCCGAGATGCTGAAGACGGAGGAAGATGCGGGCGCCCTGAGCAGGGACCACTCCCAGGCAACCGAGCTCAGCGGGGACGCGAAATCGCCGTCCACGCCCCCCGAGGGCACCGTGAGGGAGGCCGAAATGCTGTCCTCGCAGGAGAGAATTAAGGtgcagggaagccctttgaagaAACTATTCACGAGCACCGGCTTGAAAAAGCTCtctggaaagaaacagaaagggaaacGAGGCGGCGACGAGGAGTCCGGGGAGCAGCCCTCAGCCTCCATGGATTCTCCCGACAGTCCAGACGAACCGAAGGGCGTTGAGAGCTCAGCCTCGTCTCCAGAAGAGCCCGAGGAGATCACCTGCCTGGAGAAAGGGGTGGCGGAGGCCCCGGGACAGGATGGGGAGGCGGAGGAAGGGACCACTTCCGACGGGGAGAAGAAGAGGGAAGGTGGTGTCACTCCCTGGGCATCTTTCAAAAAGATGGTGACGCCCAAGAAACGCGTGCGAAGGCTCTCTGAAAGCGATAAGGAGGACGAGGCAGACAAAGTCAAAAGCGCCACCCTGTCCTCCACAGAGAGCGCGGCCTCCGAAGTACAGGAAGAGGCCAAAGGGAACGGAGAGGAGCCGAAGCCCGAGGAGCCCAAGCGCAAGGTCGACACCTCCGTGTCCTGGGAAGCGCTGATTTGCGTGGGGTCATCCAAGAAGAGAGCCAGAAAAGCATCCTCTTCCGACGATGAAGCAGGGCCGAAACCTCTTGGAGGGGACAGCCAGAAAGCAGAGGAAGCTGGGAGGGACAAGGAGCCGGGCCCGGAGGCAGCCGCTGCCGGTTCCCAGGACCACGAGCAACCGCCGGGAAGCTCCTCACCCGAGCCGGCCGGCAGCCCATCCGAAGGGGAGGGCGtctccacctgggaaacctttaAAAGACTGGTCACCTCGAGAAAAAAATCGAAGTCAAAACTGGAAGAGAGAAGCGAAGACTCTGTAGCTGGGTCTGGCGCAGAACACGCAGCCTCAGAGGCTGAGCCTGGGAAAGAAGAGTCCTGGGTTTCCATCCGGAAGTTTATTCCTGGGCGAAGGAAGAAAAGGTCAGATGGGAAGCAGGAGCCAGCCGCTGTCGAAGAGGCGGGGCCAGCGGAGGCTAACGAGGACGATGCGGACATCCCAGCCGTGGTCCCTCTGTCTGAATACGACGCGGTGGAAAGAGAGAAAACCGAAGCCCAGCCAGCCCCCAAGAGCCAGGAGGGGCCCGAGCAGAAGCAGGTGGATGTCGACGTGTCGGAGGAGCTCAGTAAGCGCCTGGTTCACACCGTGTCGGTGGCTGTCGTGGATGGGACAAGGGCCATTACCAACATCGAAGAAAGGGCACCCTCCTGGATCTCAGCTTCGGTGACAGAACCGCTGGAACAAGCCGAAGGTGAAGCCACACCACCAAGCGAGGAGGTGCTTGAAAGAGAAGTCGTTGCGGAGGAAACCCCCATCGTTACCAAAGCGCTGCCAAAGAGCCAGGAGGTGGGTGATGACACGATGGCCAGCGAGGTGGAATTAACCTCAGAAGCTGTGACAGCCGCTGAAACCACAGAGGCCTCTGGTGCGGAAGAGACCACCGACATGGTTTCGGCTGTCTCTCAGTTAACCGACTCTCCAGACACCACCGAGGAAGCGACACCAGTGCAAGAGGTGGAGGGAGGCGTGCCTGACGCGGAGGACCAGGCGAGAAGGACCCGAGAGGTGCTGCAGGCTGTTGCAGAAAAAGTTAGAGAAGAGTCACAGCTGCCAGATGACGCCATCCAGACAACCCAGAAAGgacaagcaaaaatactggagaaagTGGAAGAGGCCGAGGAGGGTTCTCAGGCCCTAGATCTGAAGGAAGTGATGGATGGAGTATCCAAAGTGCTTGTCCAAGATACTGAAACTGAGACTTTGACACAGGAGAAGGTGGTTGCAGAGGCCACCGCAGAAAGCTTGGGAGAAGTTCCTCCAGGCACAGACAGTGCAGAGGCCAGGGAGCTGGCGAGCACTTGTCTTGCTGAAACCGGGACTGGGGTAGAAGCAGAGACTGCCCCAGAGCAGGCTGTTGCTCCTGACTCAACTGAAACCCTCACGGACAGTGAGACCAATGGAAGCACCCCAGTAGCAGATCTTGACGCTTCAAATCTAAGCCAGCCAGACACGATCATGGATGTCCATGAAGATGGTGAGGTTCCAGCCGGCACTCAGTCCCAGGTCCCTGAAGGCGAGgtgcctcctgcagtgaaagAGCTGCCTGCAGTGAAAGAGCTGCCTGCAGCATCTTCTGATTTTCAGTTGCAGGAGGAAAGGTCTTCAAAGATGGCAGAGGGTCTAGAACACACggatgaagaggagggaacagtGGAGACTGTAGCCATCCTTTCAAAGACTGAGATGATTCAAGAGACTGGCCAGTGCTCTGATGAGGAAGCCAAAGAAGAACCATCCATGGAAGGACTTGCCTTGTCTGCCGACACAGAAATAACTGAGAAAAAGATAACTGAAGTTGTCCTTGAGGAGGACGTTACTAAGAAAGTTGAATTTCAAGAGAATAATATAGAACTCCAGAGTCCTGCTAAGTCTCTTCCAACCccagcagagagagagatggtagttgaagggaaaagggaaacagtggaagtggAGGCAACTGAAGGGAATGAAGAGAAACTTGAGCACGAACCAGCTGTGGCCGTATGTGAAGAGCTCAGTAAGCAACTGGTTCAGACAGTGAATGTCACCATCATGGATGGGGAAAAGGAAGTCGTCAGTTTTGAAGGAAGTTCTCCCCTGCTGGCTTCCGAGGAAGAGGCATGCACGGGAATCTCAGTTCAAAGCTCTGAGGCAGCATTAGCTCTAATAGCTGCAGCCGTGGAGGAGAAGGTCTTAGGAGAAGCTATCAAGATTGTAGAAACAACCGAGGCTTTGAAATCTGCAGAAGCTCATCTAGTACCGGAAGAAGAGTCCTCAGAAAAAGACGAAGAGTTTCCTGCCCAGCCTGGCGAAGAAGATGTGGCATCCACAGGGACTGAGTCTCAAGCAGAATCAATACCGACGATAGTATCTATTACGCCTGGAAAAGGCATCGACGCTGACCTGGAAGGAGATGAAACCACATCACAGAAACAGGAGTTGGGTGGAGACGGCGAGCAGGTTGGTGGTCAGGAAGGCAGAGAGAGCAACACAGGAGAGGAAGACGGCAAGGCGGAAAGTGAGATTTCGAAACTTGAGAAGGAGAGCTGCAGACTTGTAGAGAGCGTGATTCAGACAGCCGTTGACCGTTTGGGGAGTACAGAAGAAATGGCCACCGATGTCCAGACCCAGGCTCAACTGGCAGAAGCCGACAGCCAGGAAGCTGggcagaaaatggagaaagaagaaagcaaacctCAGGCCTGCCTggtggatgaaacacaagccGTAGAAGCCAAAGAGGAGTCCCCACTAAGCACCGGCGAACATGCGCATCTCAGTGTTTCCAAAGATGCAAATGAAGCTTCAGAGAAGGTGGCAGCCACTAGCATAGAAGGTTCCAGGGTAGACGACCAGCGGCTTGAAGAGGTAGCTCTCCCAtcccagaaaaagagagaaatcctTGAAACAGAGTCTGTGCTGCAAGATGACGGCAGTGCCGGgtttggagaaagaaagaagtccCCATCTGAATCCCGAGAGGATGAAAAAGGTGATGCTGCCGGTGACCCTGGAAACCAAACCTCAACCCCAGAGGATGCTGAGGCCTCGGGAGGCTCAACCAAAGAGTCCCTAGATACAAATGGACCCaaactgaaagagaagggagacaGCCAAGAGGAAAAGGTGCAGAGCGAGTtggaaaaagagatgaaaacacaAACACAGGAGGAGACACAGAACCAAGAGAGAGATCTGGCAAAACTCGAACCCACGGAATCCTAA
- the AKAP12 gene encoding A-kinase anchor protein 12 isoform X1, whose translation MGAGSSTEQRSPEQPEAGSATPAEPEPSGGGSAAEAAPGTPGDPAIAPADPATKLLQKNGQLSTVNSLAEQGELGLQEEALIGQEEEVTVTDVGQRESEDVSERDSDKEMAANSAVVQDITKEGKEEMPEMMEPIPASESSVDELMQPPEPQANDVGFKKVFKFVGFKFTVKKDKTEKSDSVQLLTVKKDESEGAGESDGAGDHPEPSRETGDATPKDGELKQSTEKPEEAPQREPSCAEISLQTESGQAAEEGKDEGEEKQEKETARPADSPTSPVASETASPFRKFFTQGWAGWRKKTSFRKPREEELEASEKKKEQEPEKAEENEKMEEPCEQPPAQEAPESTQDARLSAEYEKVELPPEDQVQAPPEEKPAPLATEVFDEKVEIVAEVHVSTVEKDQEEPKAEAEETVELSPPEKSTETSADLQEAESAEMLKTEEDAGALSRDHSQATELSGDAKSPSTPPEGTVREAEMLSSQERIKVQGSPLKKLFTSTGLKKLSGKKQKGKRGGDEESGEQPSASMDSPDSPDEPKGVESSASSPEEPEEITCLEKGVAEAPGQDGEAEEGTTSDGEKKREGGVTPWASFKKMVTPKKRVRRLSESDKEDEADKVKSATLSSTESAASEVQEEAKGNGEEPKPEEPKRKVDTSVSWEALICVGSSKKRARKASSSDDEAGPKPLGGDSQKAEEAGRDKEPGPEAAAAGSQDHEQPPGSSSPEPAGSPSEGEGVSTWETFKRLVTSRKKSKSKLEERSEDSVAGSGAEHAASEAEPGKEESWVSIRKFIPGRRKKRSDGKQEPAAVEEAGPAEANEDDADIPAVVPLSEYDAVEREKTEAQPAPKSQEGPEQKQVDVDVSEELSKRLVHTVSVAVVDGTRAITNIEERAPSWISASVTEPLEQAEGEATPPSEEVLEREVVAEETPIVTKALPKSQEVGDDTMASEVELTSEAVTAAETTEASGAEETTDMVSAVSQLTDSPDTTEEATPVQEVEGGVPDAEDQARRTREVLQAVAEKVREESQLPDDAIQTTQKGQAKILEKVEEAEEGSQALDLKEVMDGVSKVLVQDTETETLTQEKVVAEATAESLGEVPPGTDSAEARELASTCLAETGTGVEAETAPEQAVAPDSTETLTDSETNGSTPVADLDASNLSQPDTIMDVHEDGEVPAGTQSQVPEGEVPPAVKELPAVKELPAASSDFQLQEERSSKMAEGLEHTDEEEGTVETVAILSKTEMIQETGQCSDEEAKEEPSMEGLALSADTEITEKKITEVVLEEDVTKKVEFQENNIELQSPAKSLPTPAEREMVVEGKRETVEVEATEGNEEKLEHEPAVAVCEELSKQLVQTVNVTIMDGEKEVVSFEGSSPLLASEEEACTGISVQSSEAALALIAAAVEEKVLGEAIKIVETTEALKSAEAHLVPEEESSEKDEEFPAQPGEEDVASTGTESQAESIPTIVSITPGKGIDADLEGDETTSQKQELGGDGEQVGGQEGRESNTGEEDGKAESEISKLEKESCRLVESVIQTAVDRLGSTEEMATDVQTQAQLAEADSQEAGQKMEKEESKPQACLVDETQAVEAKEESPLSTGEHAHLSVSKDANEASEKVAATSIEGSRVDDQRLEEVALPSQKKREILETESVLQDDGSAGFGERKKSPSESREDEKGDAAGDPGNQTSTPEDAEASGGSTKESLDTNGPKLKEKGDSQEEKVQSELEKEMKTQTQEETQNQERDLAKLEPTES comes from the coding sequence TTGGACAAAGAGAGTCTGAAGATGTGAGTGAAAGGGACTCAGACAAAGAGATGGCTGCTAACTCAGCGGTGGTTCAAGACATCAcgaaggagggaaaggaggaaatgCCTGAGATGATGGAACCAATCCCTGCCTCGGAAAGCAGCGTGGACGAGCTGATGCAACCCCCTGAGCCCCAGGCTAACGACGTGGGATTTAAGAAGGTGTTCAAGTTTGTTGGCTTCAAATTCACCGTGAAAAAGGATAAAACCGAGAAATCTGACAGCGTGCAGCTCCTCACCGTCAAGAAGGATGAAAGTGAAGGGGCAGGAGAGTCCGACGGGGCTGGTGACCACCCGGAGCCCAGCCGTGAGACGGGGGACGCAACACCCAAAGACGGTGAACTGAAACAGTCCACCGAGAAACCCGAAGAGGCGCCCCAACGTGAGCCGAGCTGCGCGGAAATCTCCCTTCAGACCGAGTCTGGTCAAGCAGCTGAGGAAGGCAAAGATGAAGgagaagagaaacaagagaaagaaaccGCCAGACCTGCAGACTCCCCGACTAGTCCCGTGGCCAGCGAAACCGCCTCGCCCTTCAGAAAATTCTTCACTCAAGGCTGGGCCGGCTGGCGCAAAAAGACCAGCTTCAGGAAGCCccgggaggaggagctggaggcttccgagaagaaaaaggaacaggAGCCAGAAAAAGCCGAAGAAAATGAGAAGATGGAAGAGCCCTGCGAGCAGCCACCTGCCCAGGAGGCTCCTGAGAGCACCCAGGATGCCAGGCTGTCGGCCGAGTATGAAAAAGTGGAGCTGCCCCCTGAAGACCAAGTGCAGGCACCTCCCGAAGAGAAACCAGCCCCGTTAGCAACCGAAGTGTTTGATGAAAAGGTCGAGATTGTCGCCGAAGTCCACGTTAGCACTGTAGAGAAGGACCAGGAAGAGCCGAAAGCCGAAGCGGAAGAAACAGTGGAGCTCTCGCCGCCCGAAAAGTCGACCGAGACGAGCGCCGACCTTCAGGAAGCCGAGTCGGCCGAGATGCTGAAGACGGAGGAAGATGCGGGCGCCCTGAGCAGGGACCACTCCCAGGCAACCGAGCTCAGCGGGGACGCGAAATCGCCGTCCACGCCCCCCGAGGGCACCGTGAGGGAGGCCGAAATGCTGTCCTCGCAGGAGAGAATTAAGGtgcagggaagccctttgaagaAACTATTCACGAGCACCGGCTTGAAAAAGCTCtctggaaagaaacagaaagggaaacGAGGCGGCGACGAGGAGTCCGGGGAGCAGCCCTCAGCCTCCATGGATTCTCCCGACAGTCCAGACGAACCGAAGGGCGTTGAGAGCTCAGCCTCGTCTCCAGAAGAGCCCGAGGAGATCACCTGCCTGGAGAAAGGGGTGGCGGAGGCCCCGGGACAGGATGGGGAGGCGGAGGAAGGGACCACTTCCGACGGGGAGAAGAAGAGGGAAGGTGGTGTCACTCCCTGGGCATCTTTCAAAAAGATGGTGACGCCCAAGAAACGCGTGCGAAGGCTCTCTGAAAGCGATAAGGAGGACGAGGCAGACAAAGTCAAAAGCGCCACCCTGTCCTCCACAGAGAGCGCGGCCTCCGAAGTACAGGAAGAGGCCAAAGGGAACGGAGAGGAGCCGAAGCCCGAGGAGCCCAAGCGCAAGGTCGACACCTCCGTGTCCTGGGAAGCGCTGATTTGCGTGGGGTCATCCAAGAAGAGAGCCAGAAAAGCATCCTCTTCCGACGATGAAGCAGGGCCGAAACCTCTTGGAGGGGACAGCCAGAAAGCAGAGGAAGCTGGGAGGGACAAGGAGCCGGGCCCGGAGGCAGCCGCTGCCGGTTCCCAGGACCACGAGCAACCGCCGGGAAGCTCCTCACCCGAGCCGGCCGGCAGCCCATCCGAAGGGGAGGGCGtctccacctgggaaacctttaAAAGACTGGTCACCTCGAGAAAAAAATCGAAGTCAAAACTGGAAGAGAGAAGCGAAGACTCTGTAGCTGGGTCTGGCGCAGAACACGCAGCCTCAGAGGCTGAGCCTGGGAAAGAAGAGTCCTGGGTTTCCATCCGGAAGTTTATTCCTGGGCGAAGGAAGAAAAGGTCAGATGGGAAGCAGGAGCCAGCCGCTGTCGAAGAGGCGGGGCCAGCGGAGGCTAACGAGGACGATGCGGACATCCCAGCCGTGGTCCCTCTGTCTGAATACGACGCGGTGGAAAGAGAGAAAACCGAAGCCCAGCCAGCCCCCAAGAGCCAGGAGGGGCCCGAGCAGAAGCAGGTGGATGTCGACGTGTCGGAGGAGCTCAGTAAGCGCCTGGTTCACACCGTGTCGGTGGCTGTCGTGGATGGGACAAGGGCCATTACCAACATCGAAGAAAGGGCACCCTCCTGGATCTCAGCTTCGGTGACAGAACCGCTGGAACAAGCCGAAGGTGAAGCCACACCACCAAGCGAGGAGGTGCTTGAAAGAGAAGTCGTTGCGGAGGAAACCCCCATCGTTACCAAAGCGCTGCCAAAGAGCCAGGAGGTGGGTGATGACACGATGGCCAGCGAGGTGGAATTAACCTCAGAAGCTGTGACAGCCGCTGAAACCACAGAGGCCTCTGGTGCGGAAGAGACCACCGACATGGTTTCGGCTGTCTCTCAGTTAACCGACTCTCCAGACACCACCGAGGAAGCGACACCAGTGCAAGAGGTGGAGGGAGGCGTGCCTGACGCGGAGGACCAGGCGAGAAGGACCCGAGAGGTGCTGCAGGCTGTTGCAGAAAAAGTTAGAGAAGAGTCACAGCTGCCAGATGACGCCATCCAGACAACCCAGAAAGgacaagcaaaaatactggagaaagTGGAAGAGGCCGAGGAGGGTTCTCAGGCCCTAGATCTGAAGGAAGTGATGGATGGAGTATCCAAAGTGCTTGTCCAAGATACTGAAACTGAGACTTTGACACAGGAGAAGGTGGTTGCAGAGGCCACCGCAGAAAGCTTGGGAGAAGTTCCTCCAGGCACAGACAGTGCAGAGGCCAGGGAGCTGGCGAGCACTTGTCTTGCTGAAACCGGGACTGGGGTAGAAGCAGAGACTGCCCCAGAGCAGGCTGTTGCTCCTGACTCAACTGAAACCCTCACGGACAGTGAGACCAATGGAAGCACCCCAGTAGCAGATCTTGACGCTTCAAATCTAAGCCAGCCAGACACGATCATGGATGTCCATGAAGATGGTGAGGTTCCAGCCGGCACTCAGTCCCAGGTCCCTGAAGGCGAGgtgcctcctgcagtgaaagAGCTGCCTGCAGTGAAAGAGCTGCCTGCAGCATCTTCTGATTTTCAGTTGCAGGAGGAAAGGTCTTCAAAGATGGCAGAGGGTCTAGAACACACggatgaagaggagggaacagtGGAGACTGTAGCCATCCTTTCAAAGACTGAGATGATTCAAGAGACTGGCCAGTGCTCTGATGAGGAAGCCAAAGAAGAACCATCCATGGAAGGACTTGCCTTGTCTGCCGACACAGAAATAACTGAGAAAAAGATAACTGAAGTTGTCCTTGAGGAGGACGTTACTAAGAAAGTTGAATTTCAAGAGAATAATATAGAACTCCAGAGTCCTGCTAAGTCTCTTCCAACCccagcagagagagagatggtagttgaagggaaaagggaaacagtggaagtggAGGCAACTGAAGGGAATGAAGAGAAACTTGAGCACGAACCAGCTGTGGCCGTATGTGAAGAGCTCAGTAAGCAACTGGTTCAGACAGTGAATGTCACCATCATGGATGGGGAAAAGGAAGTCGTCAGTTTTGAAGGAAGTTCTCCCCTGCTGGCTTCCGAGGAAGAGGCATGCACGGGAATCTCAGTTCAAAGCTCTGAGGCAGCATTAGCTCTAATAGCTGCAGCCGTGGAGGAGAAGGTCTTAGGAGAAGCTATCAAGATTGTAGAAACAACCGAGGCTTTGAAATCTGCAGAAGCTCATCTAGTACCGGAAGAAGAGTCCTCAGAAAAAGACGAAGAGTTTCCTGCCCAGCCTGGCGAAGAAGATGTGGCATCCACAGGGACTGAGTCTCAAGCAGAATCAATACCGACGATAGTATCTATTACGCCTGGAAAAGGCATCGACGCTGACCTGGAAGGAGATGAAACCACATCACAGAAACAGGAGTTGGGTGGAGACGGCGAGCAGGTTGGTGGTCAGGAAGGCAGAGAGAGCAACACAGGAGAGGAAGACGGCAAGGCGGAAAGTGAGATTTCGAAACTTGAGAAGGAGAGCTGCAGACTTGTAGAGAGCGTGATTCAGACAGCCGTTGACCGTTTGGGGAGTACAGAAGAAATGGCCACCGATGTCCAGACCCAGGCTCAACTGGCAGAAGCCGACAGCCAGGAAGCTGggcagaaaatggagaaagaagaaagcaaacctCAGGCCTGCCTggtggatgaaacacaagccGTAGAAGCCAAAGAGGAGTCCCCACTAAGCACCGGCGAACATGCGCATCTCAGTGTTTCCAAAGATGCAAATGAAGCTTCAGAGAAGGTGGCAGCCACTAGCATAGAAGGTTCCAGGGTAGACGACCAGCGGCTTGAAGAGGTAGCTCTCCCAtcccagaaaaagagagaaatcctTGAAACAGAGTCTGTGCTGCAAGATGACGGCAGTGCCGGgtttggagaaagaaagaagtccCCATCTGAATCCCGAGAGGATGAAAAAGGTGATGCTGCCGGTGACCCTGGAAACCAAACCTCAACCCCAGAGGATGCTGAGGCCTCGGGAGGCTCAACCAAAGAGTCCCTAGATACAAATGGACCCaaactgaaagagaagggagacaGCCAAGAGGAAAAGGTGCAGAGCGAGTtggaaaaagagatgaaaacacaAACACAGGAGGAGACACAGAACCAAGAGAGAGATCTGGCAAAACTCGAACCCACGGAATCCTAA